A single genomic interval of Acidobacteriota bacterium harbors:
- the leuB gene encoding 3-isopropylmalate dehydrogenase: protein MKLRIALLPGDGIGPEVIDQATAVLEAVGKKFGHELEMQSGIFGAAAIRATGDPLPPETLTMAKAAGAVLMGAVGHPDFDTVAPEKRPEKGLLRVRKELAVFANIRPALCYKALETMSPLRQEVVSGTDLIIVRELTGGIYYGTPRGVDRSGPEPVGTNTMVYSRSEIERIARWGFKLAQGRRKLLTSVDKANVLDTSQLWREVVTELGTREFPDVKLEHQLVDSCAMLIITKPTHFDVVVTENLFGDILSDEAAVLTGSIGMLPSASLGERTGLYEPVHGSAPDIAGKGIANPYGTILSSAMMLRHSFGLEKEAAAVEAAVSQSLNSGVRTRDLKGEATTTQVGAAVVAAL from the coding sequence GTGAAGCTGCGTATTGCGTTGTTGCCAGGCGATGGCATTGGGCCGGAAGTGATTGATCAAGCGACTGCCGTGCTGGAGGCGGTGGGGAAGAAATTTGGGCATGAGTTGGAGATGCAGTCGGGGATCTTCGGCGCGGCGGCCATCCGCGCGACCGGCGATCCGCTGCCGCCCGAGACGCTGACCATGGCCAAGGCCGCCGGGGCCGTGCTGATGGGCGCGGTGGGGCATCCTGACTTCGATACGGTCGCGCCGGAGAAGCGGCCCGAGAAGGGGCTCCTGCGCGTACGGAAGGAATTGGCGGTGTTCGCCAACATCCGCCCGGCGCTCTGCTACAAGGCGCTGGAAACCATGTCCCCGCTCAGGCAGGAGGTAGTAAGCGGAACCGATCTGATCATCGTCCGCGAGCTGACTGGCGGCATCTACTACGGCACGCCGCGCGGTGTGGATCGCAGCGGACCTGAGCCTGTCGGCACCAATACGATGGTCTATTCGCGTAGTGAGATCGAGCGCATCGCGCGCTGGGGCTTTAAGCTGGCGCAAGGGCGTCGCAAGCTGCTCACCAGCGTGGACAAGGCCAACGTGCTCGACACTTCGCAGCTCTGGCGCGAAGTGGTTACCGAACTCGGCACGCGCGAATTTCCCGATGTGAAGCTGGAGCACCAACTCGTTGATTCCTGCGCCATGCTGATCATCACCAAGCCCACGCACTTCGATGTGGTGGTAACAGAGAATCTGTTCGGTGACATCCTCAGCGATGAAGCCGCCGTGCTGACTGGGTCGATCGGCATGTTGCCCTCGGCGTCGCTCGGTGAGCGCACGGGCCTGTACGAGCCGGTGCATGGCTCCGCGCCGGACATTGCGGGCAAGGGCATCGCCAATCCCTATGGCACGATACTTTCCTCCGCGATGATGTTGCGCCACAGCTTCGGTCTGGAGAAGGAAGCCGCCGCCGTGGAGGCGGCCGTGTCCCAGTCGCTAAACAGCGGAGTACGCACGCGCGATTTGAAGGGCGAAGCAACCACTACACAGGTGGGTGCCGCTGTGGTTGCAGCGCTGTAA
- a CDS encoding PIN domain-containing protein, which yields MAIKTEVYVDTSALIAFLDRSDSHHPLFHRLFADPPAMVTSTLVIAEGHGWFLRRYDRTRALQFLAMVEDFKLLHPIAVGSAEHAGGVKMLRRFADQNLTLADAVGLYIMKERRISICWSTDRHLGLTGVPLIVNRNLS from the coding sequence ATGGCCATAAAGACTGAAGTCTACGTGGACACCTCCGCGTTGATTGCATTTCTTGACCGTTCAGACTCGCATCATCCCCTTTTCCACAGGCTCTTTGCAGACCCTCCCGCGATGGTTACGAGTACCCTGGTGATCGCTGAAGGGCATGGCTGGTTTCTGCGCCGTTATGACCGTACGCGAGCCTTGCAGTTTCTGGCGATGGTCGAAGATTTCAAGCTGTTGCATCCGATAGCAGTCGGCAGTGCGGAACATGCCGGTGGTGTAAAAATGCTGCGCCGATTTGCCGATCAAAACCTTACATTGGCAGATGCGGTGGGGCTCTATATTATGAAGGAACGCCGTATTTCCATCTGCTGGTCTACTGACCGCCATCTTGGATTGACAGGCGTACCATTGATTGTGAACCGGAATTTATCATAA
- a CDS encoding CopG family transcriptional regulator, producing the protein MIRTQISLSTDEYAAAKREARRLGLSLAELVRRSLRPALPVSSDKPWMRYSGMVESGDQNSSQNIDEVIYGHKD; encoded by the coding sequence ATGATACGGACACAGATCAGCTTGTCCACCGATGAGTACGCAGCAGCCAAGCGGGAAGCTCGACGGCTGGGCCTTTCCCTAGCCGAACTGGTGCGGCGCTCACTAAGGCCAGCCCTCCCGGTGTCGTCCGACAAGCCGTGGATGCGCTATTCCGGAATGGTCGAATCGGGAGACCAGAACTCATCGCAGAACATTGATGAAGTGATCTATGGCCATAAAGACTGA
- a CDS encoding PIN domain-containing protein, producing the protein MKAIDTNVLVRLLLRDDPLQTAAADRFVEAGAWVSHLALAETMWVLSSIYELSAAEIARAVELLLKHRDLTIQDSEVVAAALASFRKRPVPGFSDCLLVELAHKAGHLPLGTFDRELSKVSGTHKL; encoded by the coding sequence ATGAAAGCAATTGACACGAATGTGCTGGTGCGGTTGCTGTTGCGCGACGATCCGCTGCAAACAGCCGCCGCCGACCGCTTTGTGGAGGCAGGCGCATGGGTGTCCCACCTCGCCCTCGCCGAAACCATGTGGGTCTTATCCTCCATCTATGAACTTAGTGCAGCGGAGATCGCCCGCGCCGTAGAGCTGCTTTTGAAACACCGCGACCTGACGATTCAGGACTCCGAAGTGGTGGCCGCGGCGCTGGCCAGCTTTCGCAAGCGCCCCGTGCCGGGCTTCTCCGATTGCCTGCTGGTGGAACTGGCGCACAAGGCCGGTCATCTGCCCCTGGGCACGTTCGACCGCGAACTCAGCAAGGTCAGCGGCACGCATAAGCTATGA
- a CDS encoding AbrB/MazE/SpoVT family DNA-binding domain-containing protein has protein sequence MTIARSRLTAQGQISIPAEVRRKLGVGPGSVIEWEAAGRKIVVRRAGRYSSQEIHQMLFPKGPPRARSMAELKAGITRYIRKRHARRP, from the coding sequence ATGACCATTGCTCGATCCAGACTGACGGCCCAAGGGCAGATTTCCATTCCAGCGGAGGTGCGCCGCAAGCTCGGCGTGGGTCCGGGATCGGTGATTGAGTGGGAAGCGGCGGGGCGAAAGATCGTCGTGCGCCGTGCCGGACGCTACAGCTCGCAGGAAATTCACCAGATGCTTTTCCCCAAGGGACCACCTCGCGCACGGAGCATGGCGGAGTTGAAGGCGGGCATCACGCGATATATACGGAAGCGCCATGCGCGCCGCCCATGA